The Carassius carassius chromosome 34, fCarCar2.1, whole genome shotgun sequence genome has a segment encoding these proteins:
- the LOC132115167 gene encoding uncharacterized protein LOC132115167, translating to MADECLHSVQLELEAVGKQIRDLEVRQAQLRERRAALESSRADAHKSGVSIQRSANSPTTSTPCVSLHRPGAPRTRSSQMSFTATPGHHGPWVHPQRRTRAGSRATTSPPPAFDISIRNRFAPLRETGRDAVIIGDSIVRHIPAILKVDESPRAVVLHAGVNDTTLRQTETLKRDFSSLIETVRSMTPAATIVVSGPLPTYRRGHERFSRLFALNEWLLSWCKEQKLLFVNNWNLFWEHPRLFRADGLHPSRIGAELLSDNISRTLRSM from the exons atggcggatgaatgtctccactctgtgcagctcgagcttgaggccgtgggaaagcagattcgcgacctggaggtgaggcaggcccagctgagagagcggagagccgcgctggaatcatcccgggctgacgctcacaagtccggggtaagtatacagcgatctgctaacagtcccaccacgtctactccgtgtgtttctctgcacaggcccggtgcacccaggacgcgatcttcccagatgtccttcactgcgacgccgggacaccacggaccctgggtgcatccacagcggaggacgcgagccgggtcccgggcgacgacttctccccctcctgccttcgacatctccatccggaaccgcttcgctcccctccgtgagacaggacgcgacgctgtgatcatcggagactccatcgtccgacac atacccgcgatcctgaaggtcgacgagagccccagagcggtcgtgcttcacgccggggttaacgacaccacgctgcggcagacggagacgctgaagagggacttcagcagcctgatcgagacggttcgcagcatgacgcccgcggcgacgatcgtcgtgtctggaccactgcccacgtatcgacgaggacacgaaaggttcagtagactttttgctttaaatgaatggttgttgtcatggtgtaaagaacagaaactgctatttgttaataactggaatcttttctgggagcatcctaggctgtttcgcgctgatggattacaccccagcagaatcggagcggagctgctctctgacaacatctccaggacacttcgctccatgtga